From a single Spongiibacter taiwanensis genomic region:
- the leuD gene encoding 3-isopropylmalate dehydratase small subunit yields the protein MKPFTTLNGLAAPMDRANVDTDMIIPKQFLKSIKRSGFGPNLFDELRYLDEGKPGQECSGRPLNPDFPLNQDRYQGASILLARENFGCGSSREHAPWALEDYGFRCVIAPSFADIFFNNCFKNGILPIVLKADIVDKLFQEMYAVEGYKLLVDLPTQTIQTPAGESIAFEVDSFRKHCLINGLDDIGLTLEDADDIRAFEGKWRQKSPWLFA from the coding sequence ATGAAACCATTCACTACCTTAAACGGTCTCGCGGCGCCGATGGATCGCGCCAATGTCGATACCGATATGATCATCCCCAAGCAGTTTCTGAAGTCGATCAAGCGCAGCGGCTTTGGTCCCAATCTGTTTGACGAGCTGCGTTACCTGGATGAAGGCAAACCCGGTCAGGAATGCAGCGGTCGCCCCCTGAACCCGGATTTCCCTCTCAATCAGGATCGTTACCAGGGCGCTTCCATCCTGCTGGCCCGGGAAAATTTCGGCTGCGGCTCCAGCCGTGAGCACGCCCCCTGGGCGCTGGAAGACTACGGTTTTCGCTGTGTGATCGCCCCGAGTTTTGCCGATATCTTCTTCAATAACTGCTTCAAAAATGGAATTCTTCCTATTGTTTTAAAGGCAGATATTGTCGACAAGTTGTTTCAGGAAATGTATGCCGTCGAGGGCTACAAACTGTTGGTGGACCTGCCCACCCAGACTATTCAGACTCCGGCCGGTGAGAGTATCGCCTTCGAAGTGGACAGCTTCCGCAAGCACTGTCTGATCAACGGTCTGGATGATATTGGTCTGACCCTGGAAGACGCTGATGACATTCGCGCCTTTGAGGGTAAGTGGCGGCAGAAGTCGCCGTGGTTGTTTGCTTGA
- the leuB gene encoding 3-isopropylmalate dehydrogenase, which yields MAQASRVLELVNEKYSLNLVLEEGLVGGAAIDATGTALPEETVALVDAADAILLGAVGGPKWDTLPPADRPEKAGLLAIRSRLDLFGNLRPALLYPQLADASSLKPELVAGLDILIVRELTGGIYFGKPRGIRTLENGEREGYNTYVYNESQIRRIAKVAFELAQKRGGRLCSVDKANVLEVTMLWREVVQDMAKDYPDVELSHMYVDNAAMQLVRAPKQFDVMVTGNMFGDILSDAAAMLTGSIGMLPSASLDVNGKGMYEPCHGSAPDIAGQNKANPLATILSVAMMLRYSLDAPEAAQRIEDAVSTVLDQGLRTPDIASEGCKLVSTIEMGDAVMAALG from the coding sequence ATGGCCCAGGCCAGCCGGGTGCTGGAACTGGTCAATGAAAAATACAGCCTGAATTTGGTGCTGGAAGAAGGTCTGGTGGGCGGCGCGGCCATCGATGCCACTGGCACGGCCTTGCCGGAAGAAACCGTTGCCCTGGTGGATGCCGCGGATGCCATTTTGCTGGGCGCGGTGGGCGGCCCCAAGTGGGACACGCTGCCACCGGCGGATCGTCCAGAGAAAGCCGGTCTGTTGGCGATTCGCTCCCGGCTGGATCTGTTTGGCAACCTGCGCCCGGCGCTGCTGTACCCTCAATTGGCTGATGCTTCGTCCCTGAAGCCCGAGCTGGTCGCGGGTCTGGATATCCTGATTGTGCGGGAGCTGACCGGCGGTATTTACTTCGGCAAGCCCCGGGGCATTCGCACCCTGGAGAACGGCGAGCGGGAAGGTTACAACACCTATGTGTATAACGAATCCCAGATTCGCCGCATCGCCAAGGTGGCCTTTGAGCTGGCCCAGAAGCGGGGCGGTCGCCTGTGCAGTGTGGACAAGGCCAATGTGCTGGAAGTGACCATGCTGTGGCGGGAAGTGGTGCAGGACATGGCCAAGGACTACCCGGATGTGGAGCTGAGCCATATGTATGTGGACAACGCCGCCATGCAGCTGGTGCGGGCGCCCAAGCAGTTTGACGTGATGGTCACCGGCAATATGTTCGGCGACATTCTGTCTGACGCCGCCGCCATGCTCACCGGCTCCATCGGCATGCTGCCCTCGGCCTCACTGGACGTGAATGGCAAGGGCATGTACGAGCCCTGTCACGGCAGTGCCCCGGATATTGCTGGCCAGAACAAAGCCAACCCCCTGGCCACCATTTTGTCGGTGGCCATGATGCTGCGTTACTCCCTGGATGCCCCCGAGGCGGCCCAGCGGATTGAAGACGCGGTGAGCACGGTGCTGGATCAGGGCCTGCGCACCCCAGACATTGCGTCTGAGGGCTGCAAGCTTGTCAGCACCATTGAAATGGGTGACGCGGTGATGGCCGCCCTGGGCTGA